One Streptomyces sp. P9-A2 DNA window includes the following coding sequences:
- a CDS encoding amidohydrolase: protein MSERAPTVLAGLDGIRPYLEAVYEDLHRYPELGLREHRTAGKGAEALRSFGYEVTDGIGGTGVIGVLANGDGPTVMARADMDALPVRERTGLPYASTATATGPDGTEQPVMHACGHDVHVTCLLGCARLLAENRDAWRGTFVALLQPSEENGEGAEAMIADGLTSRSPRPDVVLAQHVLPYPAGYVGTRAGSFLSAADSLRITVHGRGAHGSMPQAAVDPVVMAAMIVVRLQSIVSRELAATTPAVLTVGSVHAGSGPNVIPESAVIELNVRTYDDATRTHVLDAIGRIVRAECEASRSPKAPDIERIASFPPTVNDEAATRRVAEAFAAHFGDDAHTIDLQTASEDMSEIPVAFGVPFTYWGIGGTDPVRHAEAVRGGTVAEDVPVNHSPFFAPVVQPTLDTGVRALTVAALAWLAARPASRA from the coding sequence ATGAGCGAACGTGCCCCCACCGTGCTCGCCGGTCTCGACGGCATCCGCCCGTACCTCGAGGCCGTCTACGAGGACCTGCACCGGTATCCCGAACTCGGCCTGCGGGAGCACCGCACGGCGGGGAAGGGTGCCGAGGCCCTGCGGTCGTTCGGCTACGAGGTCACCGACGGGATCGGCGGCACCGGTGTGATCGGCGTGCTGGCCAACGGCGACGGCCCCACCGTCATGGCGCGTGCCGACATGGACGCCCTCCCCGTGCGTGAACGGACCGGCCTGCCCTACGCCTCCACCGCGACCGCGACCGGTCCGGACGGCACCGAGCAGCCCGTCATGCACGCCTGCGGACACGACGTGCACGTGACCTGCCTGCTCGGCTGCGCGCGGCTGCTGGCCGAGAACCGGGACGCCTGGCGGGGTACCTTCGTGGCGCTCCTCCAGCCCTCGGAGGAGAACGGCGAGGGCGCCGAGGCCATGATCGCCGACGGTCTCACCTCCAGGTCGCCCCGGCCCGACGTGGTCCTCGCCCAGCACGTACTGCCCTATCCGGCCGGCTACGTCGGCACCCGCGCCGGCTCGTTCCTGTCGGCCGCCGACAGCCTGCGCATCACCGTGCACGGACGCGGGGCGCACGGCTCCATGCCCCAGGCGGCGGTCGACCCGGTGGTGATGGCCGCGATGATCGTCGTACGCCTGCAGAGCATCGTCTCCCGGGAACTGGCCGCCACCACACCCGCCGTGCTCACCGTGGGCAGCGTCCACGCCGGCTCCGGCCCCAACGTCATCCCCGAAAGCGCCGTCATCGAACTCAACGTGCGCACCTACGACGACGCCACCCGCACCCACGTCCTGGACGCGATCGGCCGGATCGTCCGCGCCGAGTGCGAGGCGTCCCGGTCGCCGAAGGCACCCGACATCGAGCGGATCGCCTCCTTCCCGCCCACCGTCAACGACGAGGCGGCGACCCGGCGGGTCGCCGAGGCGTTCGCCGCGCACTTCGGCGACGACGCGCACACCATCGACCTGCAGACCGCGAGCGAGGACATGAGCGAGATTCCCGTGGCGTTCGGTGTGCCGTTCACCTACTGGGGCATCGGCGGCACCGACCCCGTCCGCCATGCCGAGGCCGTCCGCGGCGGCACCGTCGCCGAGGACGTCCCGGTCAACCACAGCCCCTTCTTCGCCCCGGTGGTCCAGCCCACCCTGGACACCGGCGTGCGCGCGCTGACCGTGGCCGCCCTCGCCTGGCTCGCCGCCCGGCCCGCCTCCCGGGCGTGA